One genomic region from Ornithinicoccus hortensis encodes:
- a CDS encoding glycosyltransferase family 4 protein, with translation MRIAIVTESFLPALNGVTNSVCKVLESLRDKGHQALVIAPGTSPWSTTATPEHYAGFPIHPVTSVPVRQFRVGLPSYEMETVLHRFAPDVVHVASPFVLGVRGLTAARGLGLPSVAIYQTDMPSYIRQHSGPVGDLTARAAWRWIRRIHAQADLTLAPSASALADLQEHDVTRVALWGRGVDSDLFHPDRRQDPRTIALRRQLAPRGEVLLGYVGRLAPEKELHRLAELNRLPGTRLVLVGEGPSRPDLEAMLPGAAFLGRQEGEGLARAYGAFDVFVHTGTRETFGQTLQEGAAAGLPVVAPRRGGPIDLVDDGVTGLLFDPDRPGALRAAVASLLADDAGDGSAADRRHRMGVVGRERVQERSWPALTDQLLDYYRQVIGHVPAHVA, from the coding sequence ATGCGGATCGCGATCGTGACCGAGTCCTTCCTCCCCGCCCTCAACGGCGTGACCAACAGCGTGTGCAAGGTCCTGGAGTCGCTGCGGGACAAGGGACACCAGGCCCTGGTCATCGCGCCAGGGACCAGCCCGTGGAGCACCACCGCCACCCCCGAGCACTACGCGGGCTTCCCGATCCATCCCGTCACCAGCGTCCCGGTCCGGCAGTTCCGGGTGGGACTGCCCTCCTACGAGATGGAGACGGTGCTGCACCGGTTCGCGCCCGACGTCGTGCACGTGGCCTCACCGTTCGTGCTCGGCGTGCGCGGACTCACCGCGGCCCGGGGGCTGGGCCTGCCGTCGGTGGCCATCTACCAGACGGACATGCCGAGCTACATCCGGCAGCACTCCGGCCCGGTCGGGGACCTGACCGCGCGGGCCGCGTGGCGGTGGATCCGACGGATCCACGCGCAGGCCGACCTGACCCTCGCCCCGTCCGCGTCGGCCCTGGCGGACCTGCAGGAACACGACGTCACCCGGGTCGCGCTGTGGGGTCGCGGGGTCGACTCCGACCTGTTCCACCCGGACCGGCGGCAGGACCCGCGCACGATCGCCCTGCGGCGCCAGCTCGCCCCCCGCGGGGAGGTCCTCCTCGGCTACGTCGGGCGGTTGGCGCCGGAGAAGGAGCTGCACCGGCTGGCCGAGCTGAACCGGTTGCCGGGGACCCGTCTCGTCCTGGTCGGTGAGGGCCCGAGCCGCCCCGACCTGGAGGCGATGCTCCCGGGCGCCGCGTTCCTGGGCCGCCAGGAGGGTGAGGGACTGGCCCGTGCCTACGGCGCCTTCGACGTCTTCGTGCACACCGGGACCCGGGAGACCTTCGGGCAGACGCTGCAGGAGGGTGCCGCCGCGGGGCTCCCGGTCGTCGCACCCCGCCGCGGCGGACCCATCGACCTGGTCGACGACGGCGTGACCGGGTTGCTCTTCGACCCCGACCGTCCCGGCGCCCTGCGCGCCGCCGTGGCCTCGTTGCTGGCTGACGACGCCGGGGACGGCAGTGCCGCCGACCGCCGGCACCGGATGGGCGTTGTCGGGCGGGAGCGGGTGCAGGAACGGTCCTGGCCAGCACTCACCGACCAGCTGCTCGACTACTACCGGCAGGTCATCGGCCACGTGCCCGCGCACGTGGCCTGA
- a CDS encoding mannose-1-phosphate guanylyltransferase, whose amino-acid sequence MSSEEAIPDFWSVVPAGGSGTRLWPLSRRSAPKFLQDLTGSGRSLLQDTAARLTPLSQDRLVVVTGILHADAVREQLPELAEDRLLVEPSPRDSMPAIALAAATIERIDPDAVLGSFAADHVIGQPETFRRCVREAVQVARAGALVTLGIQPSYPSTGFGYIEVGGPWRVDGAPSAHRVDTFVEKPDRATAERYLAGGRHRWNAGIFVVRAAVLLEMLGTWHPDLVEGARLIAAEPRRIQDVWPSMTKIAIDHAVAEPAAAAGKVAVIPGDFPWDDVGDFASLATLLEESGDHPGLRILGPRDQVISQDSSGVVAAHAGRTVVTLGVPDVVVIDTVDALLVTTRERVQDVKGIVETLQRIGREDLT is encoded by the coding sequence ATGAGCAGTGAGGAAGCGATCCCGGACTTCTGGTCGGTGGTGCCCGCCGGGGGATCCGGCACGCGGCTGTGGCCGCTGTCCCGCCGCTCCGCCCCCAAGTTCCTCCAGGACCTGACCGGCAGCGGTCGCTCGCTGCTGCAGGACACCGCCGCCCGGTTGACCCCGCTGTCGCAGGACCGCCTGGTCGTGGTCACCGGCATCCTGCACGCCGACGCCGTGCGGGAGCAGCTGCCCGAGCTGGCCGAGGACCGGCTGCTCGTCGAACCCTCCCCCCGCGACTCGATGCCGGCCATCGCCCTGGCCGCGGCGACGATCGAGCGGATCGACCCGGACGCCGTGCTCGGCTCGTTCGCCGCCGACCACGTCATCGGCCAGCCGGAGACGTTCCGCCGCTGCGTGCGCGAGGCCGTGCAGGTGGCCCGCGCCGGGGCGCTGGTCACCCTCGGCATCCAGCCCTCCTACCCCTCGACGGGCTTCGGCTACATCGAGGTCGGCGGGCCCTGGCGGGTCGACGGGGCGCCCTCGGCGCACCGGGTCGACACCTTCGTGGAGAAGCCCGACCGGGCGACCGCGGAGCGCTACCTGGCCGGGGGTCGGCACCGGTGGAACGCCGGCATCTTCGTGGTCCGTGCCGCCGTGCTGCTGGAGATGCTGGGGACCTGGCACCCCGACCTCGTCGAGGGGGCCCGGCTGATCGCGGCCGAGCCCCGGAGGATCCAGGACGTCTGGCCCTCGATGACCAAGATCGCGATCGACCACGCCGTGGCCGAGCCGGCGGCGGCCGCCGGCAAGGTGGCGGTGATCCCGGGCGACTTCCCGTGGGACGACGTGGGTGACTTCGCGTCCCTGGCCACCCTCCTGGAGGAATCCGGCGACCACCCCGGCCTGCGCATCCTGGGGCCCCGCGACCAGGTGATCAGCCAGGACAGCTCCGGCGTCGTCGCGGCGCACGCCGGACGAACCGTCGTGACGCTCGGCGTGCCCGACGTGGTCGTGATCGACACTGTCGACGCCCTGCTCGTCACCACCCGGGAACGGGTCCAGGACGTCAAGGGGATCGTGGAGACGCTGCAGCGGATCGGCCGGGAGGACCTCACCTGA
- a CDS encoding quinone-dependent dihydroorotate dehydrogenase — protein sequence MPQDLTTRALATGYARVARPVFFRAGGGDAETAHHRTVAAVGALGRSRSAVRLTRAALAAPSGDGPVELWGLRFPNRVGLAAGMDKNGVGVSAWGALGFGHIELGTVTALPQPGNPRPRLFRLPTSGGVINRMGFNNHGVRALAERLRAARAAGAVDIPVGVSIGKSKVTPLEDAVGDYLTSVDALAGLADYLAVNVSSPNTPGLRSLQDAGPLRELLAAVVDRADAPVLVKLAPDLTDTALDEALEVATGAGVAGIIATNTTLARDHLAPSDRPTGDREAGGLSGAPLTARALQVVRRVSTQTGLPVIGVGGIMTAGDAARMLDAGARLVQVYTGLIYAGPALVREIASGTRSGTR from the coding sequence GTGCCCCAGGACCTCACCACCCGAGCCCTCGCGACCGGCTATGCCCGGGTCGCACGTCCGGTCTTCTTCCGCGCCGGGGGAGGCGACGCCGAGACCGCCCACCACCGGACCGTCGCGGCCGTGGGGGCGCTGGGCAGGAGCCGCTCCGCCGTGCGGCTGACCCGGGCCGCCCTGGCCGCCCCGTCGGGTGACGGCCCGGTGGAACTCTGGGGCCTGCGCTTCCCCAACCGGGTCGGGCTGGCCGCCGGGATGGACAAGAACGGCGTCGGGGTGTCCGCCTGGGGTGCCCTGGGATTCGGCCACATCGAGCTGGGCACGGTCACCGCCCTCCCGCAGCCCGGCAACCCGCGGCCCCGACTCTTCCGCCTCCCGACCAGTGGCGGGGTGATCAACCGGATGGGCTTCAACAACCACGGGGTGCGCGCGCTGGCCGAACGCCTGCGGGCGGCCCGTGCCGCCGGCGCCGTCGACATCCCGGTCGGGGTCTCCATCGGCAAGAGCAAGGTGACACCGCTGGAGGATGCCGTGGGGGACTACCTGACCTCGGTGGACGCACTGGCGGGGCTGGCCGACTACCTGGCCGTCAACGTGTCCTCGCCGAACACCCCGGGCCTGCGCAGCCTGCAGGACGCCGGGCCGCTGCGCGAGCTGCTCGCCGCCGTGGTGGACCGCGCCGACGCCCCGGTCCTGGTCAAGCTGGCACCCGACCTGACCGACACCGCCCTCGACGAGGCGTTGGAGGTGGCGACGGGGGCGGGAGTGGCCGGCATCATCGCGACCAACACCACCCTGGCGCGCGACCACCTGGCGCCGTCCGACCGGCCGACCGGTGACCGGGAGGCGGGCGGCCTCAGCGGTGCCCCGCTCACCGCCCGGGCGCTCCAGGTCGTCCGGCGGGTATCCACCCAGACCGGGCTGCCGGTCATCGGCGTGGGGGGCATCATGACGGCCGGGGACGCTGCCCGGATGTTGGATGCGGGGGCCCGGCTCGTGCAGGTCTACACCGGCCTGATCTACGCCGGCCCGGCACTGGTCCGGGAGATCGCGTCGGGGACGCGGTCCGGCACAAGGTAA
- a CDS encoding amidohydrolase has translation MTATTPPELQPVPSIDDLIERVVQTVEGRRDDLVQWRRTIHRHPEVSYQEHQTTALVSQRMQEAGLVVRTLPGSGATVDLGAAEPRVRIALRADLDALPVDEMTGLPFASRKPGVCHACGHDVHTVGVLGAGLALAAIEEELVALGVGVRLIFQPAEESMPGGAHDVMAAGGLDGVDRLFAVHCDPSVDVGSIGLKVGPITAASDSVHVTLTGRGGHTSRPHLTQDITYALGKVITDVPAALSRRLDPRSGTALVWGAVKAGSVANVIPARGECVGTLRMLDSETWDTAGPLIKEIVQGVVAPYGVTAEVRYVKGVPPVDNDAATVSAFTAAATAVAGPTSVVSTRQSLGGEDLGWYLTKVPGAMARLGTRAPGGPTYELHQGDLVVDEEAIGIAAKLLAACVLTSVDPAGLV, from the coding sequence GTGACAGCAACGACCCCGCCAGAACTCCAGCCGGTGCCCTCCATCGACGACCTGATCGAGCGTGTCGTCCAGACGGTCGAGGGCCGACGTGACGACCTCGTGCAGTGGCGCCGCACCATCCACCGCCACCCCGAGGTGTCCTACCAGGAGCACCAGACCACCGCCCTGGTCAGCCAGCGGATGCAGGAGGCGGGGCTGGTCGTCAGGACGCTGCCGGGCAGCGGGGCGACGGTGGACCTGGGCGCCGCCGAGCCGCGGGTGCGGATCGCGCTGCGGGCCGACCTGGACGCGTTGCCGGTGGACGAGATGACCGGGTTGCCGTTCGCCTCCCGCAAGCCGGGCGTCTGCCACGCCTGCGGACACGACGTGCACACGGTGGGCGTGCTGGGTGCGGGACTGGCCCTCGCCGCCATCGAGGAGGAACTGGTCGCCCTCGGCGTGGGGGTGCGGTTGATCTTCCAGCCCGCCGAGGAGTCGATGCCCGGGGGTGCGCACGACGTCATGGCGGCCGGTGGCCTCGACGGGGTCGACCGGCTGTTCGCGGTGCACTGCGACCCGTCGGTGGACGTGGGATCCATCGGGCTCAAGGTCGGACCGATCACGGCCGCCTCCGACTCGGTGCACGTGACCCTGACCGGCCGGGGCGGACACACCTCCCGCCCCCACCTGACCCAGGACATCACGTATGCCCTCGGCAAGGTGATCACCGACGTCCCGGCCGCGCTGTCGCGCCGGTTGGACCCCCGCTCCGGCACGGCGCTGGTCTGGGGAGCGGTCAAGGCCGGCTCGGTGGCGAACGTGATCCCGGCACGCGGGGAGTGCGTCGGCACGCTGCGGATGTTGGACTCCGAGACCTGGGACACGGCTGGTCCGCTGATCAAGGAGATCGTGCAGGGCGTGGTGGCCCCCTACGGCGTCACCGCCGAGGTGCGCTACGTCAAGGGTGTCCCGCCGGTGGACAACGACGCGGCGACCGTGTCGGCGTTCACCGCGGCGGCGACCGCCGTCGCCGGTCCGACCTCGGTGGTCTCGACCCGGCAGTCGTTGGGCGGGGAGGACCTCGGCTGGTACCTGACCAAGGTCCCCGGCGCGATGGCCCGCCTGGGCACGCGGGCCCCCGGCGGGCCGACCTATGAGCTGCACCAGGGCGACCTCGTGGTCGACGAGGAGGCGATCGGCATCGCCGCGAAGTTGCTCGCGGCCTGCGTGCTGACGTCGGTGGATCCTGCGGGCCTGGTCTGA